GACTGGTTGCTCCGCCATCGCCACCTCGGCCCGTACATCCACGCCTGGCGAAACCGGACCGGACTCACCCCCGCGCAGAAGCTCCGCATCGGCGCCTCATTTACCGTGCTCATGGCCATCAGCATCGCCGTATGCCCGGTGAACTGGGGGCGACTCGCCCTCGTCGGCGTGTGGGGATTCTGGACCTTCCTGCTCTGGCGCATCAAAGCGGCGGAGCAGTCCAGCGTTCGACAAGTTGGACTCTGCGAAGCTTCATCAGAACCGATGCGTTGAAGTTTGACACGCCGGCTGAAAGCCCCGCTGCGCCTGCAATACGCCTGAAGTGTGTACAAAATCAAATCTTCTTTGAGCGAGAACGACGATGAAGTAAAATAACGGGCGGCACGTCCCTCCAGCGAAAGGCCGCATCATGGCTACGCAACCAGCCGGAGTCATCCGCCCTGCAACGCGGCGCTTCTTGTCCGCATTGCTCGTGGCATTCGCCGCCCTTGGCCTGTCGTCACTACTCGCACAAACCTGTCTCGCGGAACCGAAGGGCCCGCCGAACGATGATTGTGAGAACGCCATTCCAATCGGCGACTGCGTCGACGCGTTTGGTCAAATCGGCATGTGCTTGGGGGACGTCGAATTCATCTGCATCGCGTCTCCGGACACCTGCCCGCCATCGATCGGTCCCTGTATCCCAAACCCGGTGGGTGGGGCCGATTGCGGGACCTTCACGGTGGATAATCGCCTCGCCAATCGCGATGGCCCGTTGGTAGTCGGCGGGAGCGATCCTACAGCTTGCTCGCCCTACGCCCCCACTTCGCTCCAGGCTGACGTATGGTACGAATTCACTCCGCCAGCCGGCGGGTTCGTGGACATCAGCAATTGCGAGTCCAATCGCTATTTCGACTCAATGGTGGAGGTCTACGATACTTGTGATTGCAGCCAGATCTCACCCGCCCGGCGTGTGGCCTGCTCCGATGACGGTTGTGAATTCTACTTTGACGATAAGTACGTGGTGGGCGCGACTCGGCTGACCTTCTGGACTGCTGTTAGTCAATGCTACAAGATCCGCATCGGCGGCTTTGCCCCAAGTTCAGACACGCTCTCCGGGGATACGACCAAACCTTCTTATGGTGTTACGGATTTCAATATTCGATTCTTGTTGACTGCCGATTGCTTCGTGGGGCCGCCCGAACCGGTCACGACGTATCCACACGCCGCGCAGAAACAGCGTTACCTTTCGTGGAATCCAGCCCCTTACTCAATCAACGACCAAATGGCGTTGCGTGTCGTTCACCCCGCCAGCGGGCGGGCGTACTATGTCAGCACGCCGAGGACCACGCCTGCTTCGATTCAGGGGCAGGGAATTGCGTATCTCGTCTCCGACCCCGATCCGATCCCCTACGACTGGGGATCGCTCTCGCAGGTCCACGTCACGGGATGCATGATCTCCCCGGGCGACCAACTGAATACAGGGCAAGACGGGCATCTCTTTCAGGTACACGCCATGTGCGGGATTTTCTCGCAAGGATACATTGAGATCCGGACCGCCCCCGCGCCGACCAACGGCCGGTGGTGGGCGGATGTTGTCGGATCGTTCACCGCCGCGGGAGACGCCAACACCACACCTCCGACGCCGCCCGGGGCCTGGCGCCCACCGGATCGCTTCGTCTCCGGCTTCGACATCGCCGCTTCGTTGCAGGCGGTAGCGCATGCGGCCACCGCACCGCACGTTACCTGGACCGACATCAGCCCAGAGACGCCTGATCTCACGACCAACGGCGCGGACGTGCTCCGCATTGTGAACGCGTTTGCGATCGGGTCCGGCAAGGAGTATTACCCGTTTCGCGTGCCTTTGGCCCCCGGCGACCAGGGCCAGATGGTCTGCCCGCCCCCTCCGATGATGTCCGAACTGCCACCTTGAGAGAGTAGCCTGCCGGGAGATCGACCAAGGGCGCGCCGGTCTGGGGAGACTTTCGAGCGTTCATCCGGTGCGGTATACGTCCGTACTCACATACTTCAGCCCGGAATCACACATCAACGTGACGACCTGCGCCTCGGGTCCCAGTTGCATTCCAATCTGAATCGCGGCGAGCACGTTCGCGCCGGATGACGTGCCCGCGAAGAGACCCTCCTCACGGGCCAGTCGCCGGGTCATTCCCTTCGCATCGCCCGTTGAGATGGCAACGACTTCATCAATGAGGTTTGGTTCCCACAGCGGCGGTGTGTAGCCGATGCCCACGCCTTCGATCTTGTGCGGACCGGCAACCCCCCCGGAAAGCACGGCCGACTCCGCCGGCTCCACCGCGACCACACGGACCTTCGTTTTGTGCTTCTTGAGCACCGTCGCCACGCCGCGGGAGGACGCCCCGGTGCCCACGCTGTGCACGAAGGCGCTCACCTTGCCGCCGGTCTGTTCCCAGATTTCCTCGGCCAGGGGGAAGTAGCCGGCCACGCTGTCGAGATTGTTGAGCTGATCGGTCCAGTAGGTGTTGGGCTCACGGCTGATGTCCCGCGCCGCCTCGATCATGTTCAGGATCAACTGCTTGGTGGTCTTGCCGCCCTCGCTGGGGACGAGCGTCAGGGCCGCGCCCAGCGACGCCATGTGGTCCAGCTTCTCCCGGCTGAAGGCGTCCGACGTGACAATACGAAGGCGATACCCCTTGGCCACGCAGACAAGTGCCAGCGACGTGCCCGTGCTCCCGCCGGTGTATTCGACGATGGTGTCGCCGGGCCTCAGCCGCCCATCCTCCTCGGCCCGGGTAATCATGGCCTGCGCCGAGCGGTCCTTCATGCTCCCCGTGGGGTTCTCCCATTCGAGCTTGACGAAGATCCTCGCGCAGCCGGGCGGAACGACTTTGCAGAGTTCAACCAGCGATGTCTTGCCGATAGCGGAGAGGATGTTGTGGGGAGCGGACACTCAAGCACCATCTAGTCCGTGTCATCAGTTTGACCCTGGAACCCGGAGACTTGGACGATTTCCCAATCTTCCGCGATTTTGCCCCCCTTAATGCGGCTGATGCAGATACCTTCCGCGGTCAAGATCTTACCGGTCGGCTCAATGCCCCGAAATACACCAGTGTGGCGGCCGCTGCTCGTGAATTGCGTAACCACCCAATCGCCTTCAGCAACCTGCCGCTCGACGACAGCGTGCCGGTCGCTTGACGCGGCGAGGATCGAAGCCGCGACCGCGCGTGCAGCGTCCAGCCCTTCCATGTCGACGCCCCCGGGTCCGTGATGGACGTAGTCGGCTGCATACGTTTCGGCGATCGCATCGAGATTGCGCCGATTGATGATCTCATCAAACCATCGGCGCGCGAGTGCCTTATTGATCTCGAGCCTGTTCAGCTCGCACCGAGCTCCGTGATTCGGTAGGGTCCTGCAACCTACAAGTAGTGCCAAGCAAGATGCGCCGAGGAGAGTCCTGTGCATGGCCGTCCTTTCAGCGGTAAGTCGGAGGATGCGGTTTGTGCCGGTTTCGGAGCCTCCAGCCTTTCTCCATGGCAGCGATTCTAGGGTGCTCGCCGTGCGGCGGCAATCGCAGAAGCGCGGCGCGCTCGCAGCATGAAGCGAGCAAGCCGTCGTTCGTCATGCCCACGCCGTGTGACCGCGCGGGCCTGCTCCTCGGCTTGCCCATTGATATGACAATGCGGCGGCTGCCGCAAAGGGGCCGCCGCCGCGCATCGGTTTCCCGCTCTTCGTCGCTAATTCGCTTCGTGGCCTCCTCACGCTGCCCATTGACTGTTCCCTCTCCTCCCGACGGCGGCTGCGTCGCTTCGCGAATTCTACCAACTTCGCCGGCCCGGAAAATCAGACCTCGATGTGCCCCTCGCAGACCATCACGCACGGCCCCGCAACATGCGTGGAGCGCACCCGGCCAGATTCCTTCACGGCGCGTGCAATGAGCATGCTGGGGCGGCCCATTTCAACGCCTTGCGCCAGCCGCCATTGGAACGTGCCGCTACTGTCTGCATGGCAGTGCGCCATGAGCCCGGCCACGGCACAGGTCGCGCTACCCGTCGCAGGATCCTCCGGCACGCCGCCCGTCGGGGCGAACATCCGGGCGCGAATGTCCACGCCGTCGTCCGCGTGCGCATAGATGTACATGAAAGGTCGAACGTCGTGCCGGGCGACCGCATTCAACCCGCCCATGTTGATGCGTGCCCGCTCCAACGCCGCTCGATGACGAAGCTCGGTCACCACGAACGGCAGCCCGACCGACGCCACCTGGGGCGGATGCGGCGCCGTCACGATGTCCTTTTCGTCCAGCGACAGCGCCGCCGCAACATCCGCAACGGGCACCACTGCCCCCAGCGATAGCGGCTGCGGCGCGGTGACTTCGCAGTATGTGACTCTGCCCTCTTCCACGGTAATCGCGACGGAAACGAGCCCGGCCTTTTCCTCGAAGATCACCGTTTGCTCGCGCGCAAGTGGGCCGAGTTCACCGATGCTGGCGAGCACGAAGGCCGTGCCCACGTTTGGGTGACCCGCGAACGGCACTTCGCTCGCCGGCGTGAAGATGCGGACGCGCCGCGTGTGGCCTTCCTTCGCCGGAAAAACGAACGTGCTCTCGGAGTAATTGAACTCCCGGGCGATCTGCTGCATCTGCGCGTCGCTCAACCCGTCGGCGTGCGGAACCACGGCCAGTTGATTCCCGCCAAACCGCGTGTTCGTGAAGACGTCACAGGTGTAGAATTGATAATTGGGCACGTTCATCCTCCGTCTGCCGATCTTCGCAGGGTGCCATGCTCACGCGGCGCCTCGCCGCGTGGGCATGCTTGCATCTCGTGAGCCAGACCGCTGACTGAGGGTGACACCCTGTCCTTTTATAGTCCTTGGTCTTCGTCTCCACCCGGCGCCTGCGCGATCACCCGTTATTGTCGAATCTCTACTTCCGCTGGAAGCGCTCGATGTCCTTCGCGCACTTCTCTGCGAAATCCAAGGAGACCGCAGATTCGCGAAGCTTGGCAAGCAGAGACTTCGCTTCCAGCAGCGCGGACTGCGAGTGGCCGGCTTCCTGCCCAGGCATTAGCTTTTCTCGCGCAAGCAGATCATGGACGTACGTGTAGGCCGCAACGGCCTCATGCAGCGACTGAATGCCGTCCTCAAAAGCGGGAACAAAATAGCGACGCTCAAGCGCGTCCCTGTCCACGAAATACTGTGCAATCCCCTTCTCAGGATCGGGGAGCACGTCGGCCACCTTCCTCAGTCCCAATGATACCGAGAGCATGTCTCGATACGCAGATTCCGGGAACCGCGCCATTAACGCTTCGATATAGGCCCCAGCATCTCGATCCTTCGAGCTTCGCAAACCCAGCAGAATTTCTGTCACGCACGATGGAGCATTGCGGATCGCGCGGACGACCTCGAAGTCGTTCGACGAAACGTCATCGACCACCACCTGGAATTCGTAGTACGGTTCCAAACCGACCGTGTGCACCCCCTTTCCAGGGAAAGTGCAGTCATTCTCTTTGAAGTTCCAGAACAACTGGGCGACCGCCCGAAAGGTGGTTCGATTACTTGGTGGCGGAGGCTGGGGCTTGAAGCTTGGGTCCTCGATGAGCCCGAGAACTTCATTTGCCTCCAAATTGGCCAATTCGTTCAGATAGCTCTCACCGTCAATCGTTGTGTGTGCAGCAAGGCGGTTCAGCGCATCCTGTATTGTCGCCCGGGAGGAATCTCCTCGAACCGAGACCCTAAGCGGCACGAAAATCGGTGCGCAAGGCAAGGCGCGTATCGGAGTCGACGACTCCCCTTCCACAGACTCGATGATGACCGCCGCGGTCGGCGGTGAACAGGCGAGCACGGCAAGCAATACGCTTACGGAAATGGAAAGCATAGCACATCCCCGAAAAAGGGTACCGGAGCGGGTACGCGCAAATCACCGCCCGTCCTCGATTCCGCAGACGATGGATCGCCGAGTTGGCCTGCTGTTTCCAACGCCCGCGATACCGTCTTCATTCTACACATTTTCGATCTCGGGGATTCGCCCGTTCCATCCTTAACCCACCCCCCAAATACGACAACGCGGCGACAGCCGCTATCCGGCCGCCGCCGCGCATTCTTCTCTCTTCCCTCTTCCCCTTCGTGGCTCCGTGGCTACGTCGCTTCGTGGCTTCCTACTATTGCCTACTGCCCATTGCCTATTGCCTATCTTCCCTCTTCGTGGCTTCTCCCTGTTCTTCGTCAATGCTGATCTGTCAGCGAGGTCGCGTTGATGACCCGCTCGATTTCGTCGGCCGTCATGCCCCGTTCGACCATCCGTTGCTTCATCGCGTTTTCCGATGTGACTCTCGTGATTCTGTACCAGGCCACGGCGACAATCCCGGTGATCGGGATCAGGCAGCCCAGGACGACGCTCAACGTCGCTGTGTTCCATTCGATTTCCGCCAGCATGAACAGGTGCCCCTCCCTTTCCAGCATCGCCCTCTTGAACCGATATCTCCCATTTGACCGGTTCTCGCGAATCGCTCGCCGGCCCACCGAACAGCCTGCTTGCGCCCGTGGCCTCTCTTCCCTCCGTGGCTTCGTGGCTTCTTTCAGCCTCGTGCCTTCTTCCTATTGCCCGTTGGCCACGGCGTCTTCGCTCACCACCGCCGGCACGTCCTCTCGCATGGCGCG
This Phycisphaerae bacterium DNA region includes the following protein-coding sequences:
- a CDS encoding YbaN family protein — translated: MRRWVYASLGILMVALGAAGIVLPVLPTTPFLLLAAYLFARSSDRLHDWLLRHRHLGPYIHAWRNRTGLTPAQKLRIGASFTVLMAISIAVCPVNWGRLALVGVWGFWTFLLWRIKAAEQSSVRQVGLCEASSEPMR
- a CDS encoding cysteine synthase family protein; its protein translation is MSAPHNILSAIGKTSLVELCKVVPPGCARIFVKLEWENPTGSMKDRSAQAMITRAEEDGRLRPGDTIVEYTGGSTGTSLALVCVAKGYRLRIVTSDAFSREKLDHMASLGAALTLVPSEGGKTTKQLILNMIEAARDISREPNTYWTDQLNNLDSVAGYFPLAEEIWEQTGGKVSAFVHSVGTGASSRGVATVLKKHKTKVRVVAVEPAESAVLSGGVAGPHKIEGVGIGYTPPLWEPNLIDEVVAISTGDAKGMTRRLAREEGLFAGTSSGANVLAAIQIGMQLGPEAQVVTLMCDSGLKYVSTDVYRTG
- a CDS encoding ester cyclase; this translates as MALLVGCRTLPNHGARCELNRLEINKALARRWFDEIINRRNLDAIAETYAADYVHHGPGGVDMEGLDAARAVAASILAASSDRHAVVERQVAEGDWVVTQFTSSGRHTGVFRGIEPTGKILTAEGICISRIKGGKIAEDWEIVQVSGFQGQTDDTD
- a CDS encoding PhzF family phenazine biosynthesis protein; this encodes MNVPNYQFYTCDVFTNTRFGGNQLAVVPHADGLSDAQMQQIAREFNYSESTFVFPAKEGHTRRVRIFTPASEVPFAGHPNVGTAFVLASIGELGPLAREQTVIFEEKAGLVSVAITVEEGRVTYCEVTAPQPLSLGAVVPVADVAAALSLDEKDIVTAPHPPQVASVGLPFVVTELRHRAALERARINMGGLNAVARHDVRPFMYIYAHADDGVDIRARMFAPTGGVPEDPATGSATCAVAGLMAHCHADSSGTFQWRLAQGVEMGRPSMLIARAVKESGRVRSTHVAGPCVMVCEGHIEV